A region from the Flavobacterium enshiense genome encodes:
- a CDS encoding copper resistance protein CopD, with protein MRHHILLVLHLLAASIWVGGHLFLSIRFLPEAIKKRDASILKNFKGKFEPVGLPSLLILVITGIMMAYDFDVTFTKWFSFSNAIEKVVSTKLILLLTTMVMAITADIFVFPKLKSDRLLPAGFLIITVTVIGVVLLILGSLVRIGGL; from the coding sequence ATGAGGCATCACATTCTTTTGGTTTTGCATTTATTGGCAGCCTCAATATGGGTTGGGGGACATTTGTTTTTGTCGATTCGTTTTTTGCCCGAGGCGATAAAAAAGAGAGATGCCTCAATTTTAAAAAACTTTAAAGGTAAATTTGAACCTGTCGGATTGCCTTCACTCCTGATTCTGGTAATTACCGGAATTATGATGGCTTACGATTTTGATGTAACTTTCACTAAATGGTTTTCCTTTTCAAATGCTATTGAAAAAGTAGTTTCTACAAAATTGATTTTACTTTTAACCACAATGGTAATGGCAATCACTGCAGACATTTTTGTGTTTCCAAAGTTGAAATCAGATAGATTACTTCCTGCTGGTTTTCTGATTATTACGGTAACAGTGATTGGTGTAGTCTTACTTATTTTAGGGAGTCTGGTGAGAATAGGAGGTCTGTAA
- a CDS encoding group III truncated hemoglobin codes for MKTDIRHREDIKKIVDTFYDSVKQDEVIGYLFNDVAKVNWETHLPKMYNFWENILFFAGNYEGNPMQKHKELHQKSTMNKSHFDHWVQLFTQTVDSLFEGEKAEEIKNRAANIASAMMYKTLSQ; via the coding sequence ATGAAAACTGATATCAGGCATAGAGAAGACATCAAAAAAATAGTTGATACGTTTTATGATTCGGTAAAACAGGACGAGGTCATCGGCTATCTGTTTAATGATGTAGCCAAAGTGAATTGGGAAACCCATCTGCCGAAAATGTACAATTTCTGGGAAAATATTTTGTTTTTTGCCGGCAATTATGAGGGGAATCCCATGCAAAAGCACAAAGAACTTCATCAAAAAAGTACAATGAATAAATCACACTTTGATCATTGGGTTCAATTATTTACCCAAACGGTCGATTCGTTATTCGAGGGAGAAAAGGCGGAGGAAATCAAAAATAGAGCCGCGAATATTGCTTCGGCTATGATGTATAAAACTTTGTCGCAATGA
- a CDS encoding ABC transporter permease subunit, giving the protein MKRLISIILHDIVRNKIVLVYTIILAALSWSSFALEDTSSKGLLTILNVILFTVPLVSILFSTIYIYNSAEFVELLLGQPVTRDKIWKSLFAGLSLSMVLAFLIGAGIPLLLYAPDVTGFMMIVVGSLITVIFVGLAFLSSILTRDKAKGIGIAIMQWLFFALLFDGLVLFLLFQLADYPIEKSMVFLSALSPIDLARILILLQLDVSAMMGYTGAIFKDFFGTSWGLAASFILLFLWGIVPFFISLRKFKHKDL; this is encoded by the coding sequence ATGAAAAGGTTGATTAGTATTATTTTACACGATATAGTGAGGAACAAAATTGTATTGGTTTACACCATTATTTTGGCGGCACTATCTTGGAGTTCCTTTGCCCTTGAAGATACTTCTTCCAAAGGATTACTTACGATTCTAAATGTGATATTGTTTACCGTGCCTCTGGTGTCGATACTTTTTTCAACCATTTATATTTACAACAGTGCAGAGTTTGTCGAATTGCTTTTAGGACAACCCGTCACCAGGGATAAAATCTGGAAAAGTTTGTTTGCCGGACTGTCTTTGTCCATGGTTTTGGCTTTTCTTATTGGCGCCGGTATTCCGCTGCTTTTATATGCGCCGGATGTCACTGGTTTTATGATGATTGTAGTTGGCAGCTTAATTACGGTAATATTTGTCGGACTGGCATTTTTAAGTTCAATTTTGACCAGGGATAAGGCTAAGGGAATTGGGATTGCAATTATGCAATGGTTGTTTTTTGCTTTGTTGTTCGACGGATTGGTTTTGTTTCTGTTGTTTCAGTTAGCGGATTACCCAATTGAAAAATCGATGGTGTTTCTGTCTGCGTTGAGTCCGATCGATCTGGCCAGGATATTAATATTACTGCAACTCGATGTTTCGGCTATGATGGGTTATACAGGGGCTATTTTCAAAGATTTTTTCGGAACCTCATGGGGGTTGGCAGCTTCTTTTATATTGCTGTTTCTTTGGGGAATCGTTCCGTTTTTTATTTCATTGAGAAAATTTAAGCATAAAGATTTATAG
- a CDS encoding ABC transporter ATP-binding protein produces MIEIKNCYKKFGKLEVLKNVSLSFQKGECIALVGPNGCGKTTLIKSILGMVLPDSGEIEFEGKSVFGDYRYREKIGYMPQIGRYPDNMTIGQIVDMIKQIRNHDADIDDELMKSFELEKMFDKKMRTLSGGTTQKVSAVLAFLFNPDVLILDEPTAGLDPLASEILKEKIIREKEKGKLILITSHLLSELDELITEIIFVQEGEVCFHKKVADLKEEIQVDKISKAIAKILKKKQHEKVD; encoded by the coding sequence ATGATCGAAATTAAAAATTGCTATAAAAAATTCGGGAAATTAGAGGTGCTGAAAAACGTTTCCTTATCCTTTCAAAAAGGTGAATGTATTGCCTTGGTTGGCCCTAATGGCTGCGGAAAAACCACACTGATTAAGTCGATTCTCGGAATGGTTTTGCCGGACAGTGGCGAAATCGAATTTGAAGGAAAGTCTGTTTTTGGGGATTACCGCTATAGGGAAAAAATTGGTTATATGCCTCAGATTGGAAGATATCCTGATAATATGACTATCGGACAGATCGTGGACATGATTAAACAGATTCGAAACCATGATGCCGACATCGATGATGAATTGATGAAAAGTTTCGAATTAGAGAAAATGTTTGATAAAAAAATGCGGACTCTTTCCGGCGGAACTACTCAAAAAGTAAGTGCTGTTTTGGCTTTTTTATTTAATCCCGATGTTTTGATATTGGATGAACCTACTGCAGGTCTTGATCCGCTTGCTTCTGAAATTTTAAAAGAGAAAATTATCAGGGAAAAAGAAAAAGGGAAACTGATTCTGATTACCTCCCATTTGTTAAGTGAATTGGATGAACTGATTACGGAAATCATTTTTGTTCAGGAAGGCGAAGTCTGTTTCCATAAAAAAGTAGCTGACCTGAAGGAAGAGATTCAGGTAGATAAGATATCAAAAGCCATAGCCAAAATATTAAAGAAAAAGCAGCATGAAAAGGTTGATTAG
- a CDS encoding nitrous oxide reductase family maturation protein NosD: MKKLLSILFLIGFICLGNAKVITVGKNSAIKKIKKALEIASDGDTIIVDGGYYSEGNIRIDKKVTFIGKNYPILDGKHKVEVLSVNADYVTVKGFKIINSGHASLEDPCGIKVYDQKNVVIENNILDNNFFGIYLQNSTNCIIRNNNLRAYGKGEQLIGNGIHCWKSNNLKIIGNKIMGHRDGIYFEFVTESLIQKNISNNNIRYGLHFMFSNDDSYVGNVFKGNGAGVAVMFTKNVKMINNHFEQNWGDSAYGLLLKEISDSYIFKNTFSKNTSGIYMEGTSRIKVEKNVFSANGWGMKIQASCMDNVITQNNFLGNTFDISTNGSLVLNTFNSNYWDKYEGYDLNRDNVGDVPYHPLSLFAVLTENTPSAMLLFRSFMITLLDKSEKVLPSITPENFVDKTPLMHSLPL; encoded by the coding sequence ATGAAAAAACTGTTATCGATTCTATTCTTGATCGGTTTTATCTGTTTGGGTAATGCCAAAGTGATTACCGTTGGGAAAAATTCAGCTATTAAAAAAATTAAAAAAGCGTTGGAAATAGCCTCAGATGGCGATACTATCATTGTAGATGGTGGGTATTACAGTGAAGGAAATATCCGAATAGATAAAAAAGTCACCTTCATTGGAAAAAATTATCCGATCCTTGACGGAAAACACAAGGTTGAAGTTTTATCGGTTAATGCTGATTATGTTACGGTCAAAGGATTTAAAATTATAAATTCCGGTCATGCATCGCTTGAAGATCCTTGTGGAATTAAAGTGTATGACCAAAAAAATGTGGTTATCGAGAATAATATCCTTGACAATAATTTCTTTGGGATTTATCTGCAGAATTCTACGAACTGCATTATAAGAAACAATAATCTCCGGGCCTACGGAAAAGGCGAACAGCTTATCGGAAACGGAATCCACTGCTGGAAAAGCAATAATCTGAAAATAATCGGGAATAAAATAATGGGGCACCGCGACGGAATTTATTTTGAATTTGTCACCGAGTCCTTAATCCAAAAGAATATTTCAAATAACAACATTCGTTATGGCCTGCATTTCATGTTTTCAAATGATGATTCGTATGTCGGCAATGTTTTTAAAGGTAACGGGGCAGGAGTAGCCGTAATGTTTACCAAGAACGTAAAGATGATTAATAATCATTTTGAACAAAACTGGGGCGATTCGGCCTACGGATTATTACTCAAGGAAATATCAGACAGCTATATTTTTAAAAATACATTCAGCAAGAATACTTCAGGGATTTATATGGAAGGGACTTCGAGAATTAAAGTTGAAAAGAACGTGTTCAGCGCAAATGGTTGGGGGATGAAAATTCAGGCTAGTTGCATGGACAATGTAATTACTCAAAACAATTTTTTGGGGAATACCTTTGATATCAGTACTAATGGCAGCTTGGTGCTCAATACCTTTAACAGTAATTATTGGGATAAATATGAGGGGTACGATCTTAATAGGGATAATGTCGGAGATGTTCCTTATCATCCACTGAGTTTGTTTGCAGTTCTTACCGAGAATACGCCATCCGCTATGTTACTGTTCAGAAGTTTTATGATAACGCTTTTAGACAAATCAGAGAAGGTCCTTCCCAGTATAACGCCCGAGAATTTTGTTGATAAAACCCCACTAATGCATTCCTTACCACTATGA
- a CDS encoding nitrous oxide reductase accessory protein NosL, with translation MGKYLFFVMALLLSACGSNGPEEIKLNSDHCDFCKMTISNGKFGAELITQKGRVYKFDDLLCMISYAKTNTTVPYKSHYVGDYTKENKLIPAEKCFYVKGGIIKSPMGGNFAAFTNSKEQNEFQQKYNAVSMTWSEVYSSIK, from the coding sequence ATGGGGAAGTACTTGTTTTTTGTCATGGCTTTATTGTTATCGGCTTGCGGGAGTAATGGGCCGGAAGAGATAAAACTGAATTCCGATCATTGTGATTTTTGTAAAATGACAATTTCAAACGGGAAATTTGGCGCCGAATTAATTACACAAAAAGGAAGGGTCTATAAGTTTGATGATTTGCTATGTATGATTTCCTATGCCAAGACAAACACAACTGTTCCTTACAAGTCGCACTATGTTGGAGATTATACAAAAGAAAATAAACTGATTCCTGCAGAGAAATGTTTTTACGTCAAAGGCGGAATTATTAAATCACCTATGGGGGGTAATTTTGCAGCCTTTACTAACAGCAAAGAACAAAATGAATTTCAGCAAAAGTACAATGCTGTATCAATGACCTGGAGCGAGGTATATTCGTCTATCAAATGA
- the nosZ gene encoding Sec-dependent nitrous-oxide reductase, whose amino-acid sequence MKNKFIQSIFVIAVGSMLFTSCKPKDSGDAVSGDAAQKAYVAPGKYDEFYNFVSGGFSGQLSVYGLPSGRLFRVIPVFSVDPEKGWGYSEETKPMLNTSHGFVPWDDLHHTEMSQTNGEVDGRWVFANANNTPRIARVDLKTFKTAEIIELPNVGGNHSSPFITENTEYVVAGTRFSVPGDYVDGDVPINTYKQNFKGHISFVKVGKEGEMDLAFQIVTPGVNFDLSHAGKGKSHGWMFFSCYNTEQANTLLEVNASQKDKDFIMAVNWKKAEEYVKAGKAKKQSVKYVHNKWDEKTHTATSETKNEVLVLDATALKDICYMIPCPKSPHGCDVDPTGEYIVGSGKLAALIPVFSFDKLQSAITNKQFDGDYSGISVVKYEAALHGEVKKPGLGPLHTEFDAKGNAYTSMFVSSEVVKWDIKSLKVLDRVPTYYSVGHLCVPGGDSKKPFGKYMIAYNKITKDRYLPTGPELAQSAQIYDISGDKMRLILDFPTIGEPHYAQAAPADLIRNNGQYKFYKIAENNHPFAAKGEKEAKVVRQGNKVHVYMTSIRSHFAPDNIEGIKMGDEVYFHITNLEQDWDVPHGFSIKGANNAELLIMPGETTTLKWVPDRVGIFPMYCTDFCSALHQEMSGYVRVSPAGSSVPLTWSVGTNQPKI is encoded by the coding sequence ATGAAAAATAAATTTATACAGTCAATCTTTGTGATTGCAGTAGGGAGTATGCTTTTTACTTCCTGTAAACCTAAAGATTCAGGGGACGCAGTGAGTGGTGATGCAGCTCAAAAAGCGTATGTTGCGCCAGGGAAGTACGATGAGTTTTACAACTTTGTTTCCGGTGGATTTAGCGGACAGCTTAGTGTTTACGGTTTGCCGAGTGGAAGATTATTCAGGGTAATACCTGTGTTTTCCGTTGATCCTGAAAAAGGATGGGGATATAGCGAAGAAACGAAACCGATGTTAAATACCTCCCACGGATTTGTACCTTGGGATGATTTACACCATACAGAAATGTCACAGACAAATGGCGAAGTTGACGGACGTTGGGTTTTTGCAAATGCTAACAATACTCCTCGTATTGCCCGCGTTGATCTTAAAACATTTAAAACTGCTGAAATAATTGAGTTACCAAATGTTGGCGGGAATCATTCTTCACCTTTTATTACTGAAAATACTGAGTATGTGGTAGCCGGTACCCGTTTTAGTGTTCCCGGTGATTATGTCGACGGTGATGTGCCTATAAATACCTATAAACAAAATTTTAAAGGACATATCAGTTTTGTAAAAGTTGGTAAAGAAGGAGAAATGGATTTGGCTTTTCAAATTGTTACCCCAGGGGTGAATTTTGACTTATCACATGCCGGAAAAGGAAAATCACACGGATGGATGTTTTTCTCTTGTTATAATACGGAACAAGCCAATACTTTATTGGAAGTGAACGCTTCTCAAAAGGATAAGGATTTTATCATGGCAGTAAATTGGAAAAAAGCTGAGGAATATGTCAAAGCCGGTAAAGCTAAAAAGCAATCTGTAAAATATGTACATAACAAATGGGATGAAAAAACTCATACTGCAACTTCTGAAACGAAAAATGAAGTTCTTGTGCTTGATGCGACTGCCTTAAAAGATATCTGTTATATGATTCCTTGTCCAAAATCCCCTCACGGATGTGATGTTGATCCTACAGGGGAATACATAGTAGGATCAGGAAAATTAGCTGCTTTGATACCGGTTTTCAGTTTTGATAAATTGCAATCGGCAATTACCAATAAGCAATTTGACGGAGATTATAGCGGTATTTCGGTTGTAAAATATGAAGCAGCATTGCATGGGGAAGTTAAAAAACCAGGTTTAGGACCATTACACACAGAATTTGATGCAAAAGGAAATGCATATACCTCTATGTTTGTTTCTTCTGAAGTTGTAAAATGGGATATCAAATCATTAAAAGTTTTAGACAGGGTACCTACCTATTACTCTGTTGGACACTTATGTGTTCCAGGCGGCGATTCTAAAAAACCATTTGGAAAATACATGATAGCCTATAACAAAATCACTAAAGACCGATATTTGCCAACCGGACCGGAGCTGGCACAATCGGCTCAGATTTATGATATCAGCGGAGATAAAATGCGGCTTATCTTGGATTTTCCAACTATCGGTGAACCTCATTATGCACAAGCTGCGCCTGCAGATTTAATTAGAAATAATGGTCAGTATAAATTCTATAAGATTGCAGAGAATAACCATCCTTTTGCGGCAAAAGGAGAAAAAGAGGCAAAAGTTGTACGGCAGGGGAATAAGGTTCATGTTTATATGACTTCTATCCGTTCTCACTTTGCTCCTGATAACATCGAAGGAATTAAAATGGGTGACGAAGTATATTTCCATATTACCAATCTTGAACAGGATTGGGATGTGCCTCACGGATTTTCTATTAAAGGAGCCAACAATGCGGAATTGTTAATCATGCCGGGAGAAACCACTACATTGAAGTGGGTGCCGGACAGAGTTGGAATTTTCCCAATGTATTGTACGGATTTCTGTAGTGCCCTGCACCAGGAAATGTCAGGATATGTACGCGTATCACCTGCAGGAAGCAGTGTGCCGCTCACATGGAGCGTCGGTACTAACCAGCCAAAAATTTAA